From a single Mesorhizobium shangrilense genomic region:
- a CDS encoding GntR family transcriptional regulator translates to MDHSVPTIDSLPRRTLGRSNGPLYRQLADILREPIGNGTFPVGGELPKEATIAEHFGVSLITVRQALRDLEADGLIRKRSAKPAVVAARSPSVNLSWKFKNFADMAAFTKDAELTVKSYRKEVSPVLQRHFGMGKDEAGYCLRSVLSIGEQRKAQITTYFPPDIGARLKREDFSDVLIFRSVQKHLGLRLDVAHVTVRAEIADEAVAADLGVALGSPVLTVEMLYQSADQRSIEFSVARHPADIFSITYDAPNDLS, encoded by the coding sequence ATGGACCATTCCGTTCCCACCATCGACAGTCTTCCCAGGCGCACGCTCGGCCGCTCGAACGGCCCGCTCTATCGCCAGCTCGCCGACATCCTGCGCGAGCCGATCGGCAACGGCACCTTTCCCGTCGGTGGCGAACTGCCGAAGGAAGCGACCATAGCCGAGCATTTCGGCGTCAGCCTGATCACCGTGCGACAGGCCTTGCGCGATCTCGAGGCCGATGGACTGATCAGGAAACGCTCGGCCAAGCCGGCGGTGGTCGCGGCGCGCAGCCCTTCGGTCAATCTGAGCTGGAAGTTCAAGAATTTTGCCGACATGGCGGCCTTCACGAAGGACGCTGAGCTGACGGTGAAATCCTACCGCAAGGAAGTGTCTCCCGTGCTCCAGCGCCATTTCGGCATGGGCAAGGACGAGGCCGGCTATTGCCTGCGCAGTGTGCTGTCGATCGGAGAACAGAGGAAGGCGCAGATCACCACCTATTTCCCGCCCGACATCGGCGCCCGACTGAAGCGGGAAGACTTTTCCGATGTGCTGATCTTCCGCTCGGTGCAAAAACATCTCGGCCTGCGGCTCGATGTGGCCCATGTCACGGTGCGCGCCGAGATCGCCGACGAGGCTGTCGCCGCCGACCTCGGTGTTGCGCTCGGCAGCCCGGTGCTGACGGTGGAGATGCTCTATCAGTCGGCGGACCAGCGCAGCATCGAATTCTCCGTCGCCCGCCACCCCGCCGATATCTTCAGCATCACCTACGACGCGCCGAACGACCTGTCCTGA
- a CDS encoding C-terminal binding protein, translated as MKILCANWQAADEAELERERYPDIEFILARSTNGKAAELDPAICEAVDAVINYSPTHNVAAAPTAFPRARIAVRSGVGFDNIDTVGWGARKIPACNVPDYGTTEVADHAIGLMLALTRGTSAYGPELSDKGAEGWHFSKAPLVRRHKGATFGIVGLGRIGLATARRAAAFDMKVVFYDPHLLSGVDLSTGYERVHSLAELMGRSDVVSVHAPLSEETRKLLGASVFATARPGLVLINTARGPIVDLDALEAAMRGGTVAGAGLDVLPNEPGDLDHPLLAAWRRREPWIANRLIVTPHAAFYSPASMRDLRLKSIEVVHTYLAQGRLTNCVNAEYLK; from the coding sequence ATGAAGATCCTGTGCGCCAACTGGCAAGCCGCCGACGAGGCAGAACTCGAACGCGAACGCTATCCCGACATCGAGTTCATCCTCGCCCGCTCGACCAACGGCAAGGCAGCTGAGCTCGATCCGGCCATCTGCGAAGCGGTCGACGCCGTCATCAACTATTCGCCCACCCACAATGTCGCCGCTGCTCCGACAGCGTTTCCCAGGGCGCGCATCGCGGTGCGCTCCGGCGTCGGCTTCGACAACATCGACACGGTGGGCTGGGGCGCGCGCAAAATTCCGGCCTGCAATGTTCCGGACTACGGCACGACAGAGGTCGCCGACCATGCCATCGGCCTGATGCTGGCGCTGACGCGCGGCACGTCGGCCTATGGACCCGAGCTTTCCGACAAGGGCGCCGAAGGCTGGCATTTCTCCAAGGCGCCGCTGGTGCGCCGGCACAAGGGCGCCACCTTCGGCATTGTCGGCCTCGGCCGCATCGGGCTGGCCACAGCGCGCCGTGCCGCGGCCTTCGACATGAAGGTGGTGTTTTACGACCCGCATCTTCTGTCAGGCGTCGATCTGTCGACCGGCTACGAGCGTGTCCATTCGCTGGCCGAACTGATGGGGCGATCGGACGTGGTCAGCGTCCACGCACCGTTGAGCGAGGAGACCCGCAAGCTGCTCGGCGCTTCTGTCTTCGCCACCGCCAGGCCTGGCCTTGTGCTGATCAACACCGCTCGCGGGCCGATCGTCGACCTCGACGCGCTAGAGGCGGCAATGCGCGGCGGCACCGTCGCTGGCGCGGGGCTGGATGTGCTGCCGAACGAACCCGGCGATCTCGATCATCCGCTGCTGGCAGCATGGCGTCGCCGCGAGCCGTGGATCGCCAACCGGCTGATCGTCACCCCGCACGCCGCCTTCTACAGCCCGGCATCGATGCGCGATCTCCGGCTGAAATCGATCGAAGTCGTACACACCTACCTCGCGCAGGGACGGCTCACCAACTGCGTCAATGCCGAGTATCTGAAATGA
- a CDS encoding E3 binding domain-containing protein, whose product MAQTRRLAVSPYARRLARERALPLEVLRGSGPGGRILAVDVLGFVPLAEPVNPPTVAAAPSVAAPRIAAFAASIALGTLKELLAVLESAGKTFDIDDILLRAAGRAFAETPEIAKVAGAPVALEPAGRQAVFATVPEMPLTSLRASRLAALADNRDDTERPAALSLWLLPAGDIRPVMMPLLLGRAMRLTVSVNAAGDHAECLLTADTASVDEAAVAAWLIALKSTIEHPLRLFV is encoded by the coding sequence GTGGCGCAGACGCGGCGGCTGGCCGTTTCGCCCTACGCGCGCCGTCTGGCGCGCGAGCGTGCTCTCCCGCTTGAAGTCCTTCGGGGCAGCGGTCCGGGCGGCCGCATCCTGGCCGTCGACGTGCTTGGCTTCGTCCCGTTAGCCGAGCCCGTCAACCCGCCGACTGTCGCCGCCGCCCCTTCCGTCGCCGCGCCCCGCATCGCCGCCTTTGCCGCATCAATCGCGCTCGGCACTCTGAAAGAGCTGCTGGCTGTGCTGGAGAGCGCGGGGAAAACCTTTGACATCGACGATATCCTGCTGCGCGCGGCGGGACGTGCCTTCGCTGAAACCCCCGAGATCGCCAAGGTCGCCGGCGCGCCTGTGGCGTTGGAACCGGCGGGCCGGCAAGCGGTGTTCGCCACGGTTCCGGAGATGCCCCTGACGTCGCTGCGCGCATCGAGGCTTGCGGCACTGGCTGACAACCGCGACGACACGGAAAGACCGGCCGCACTGTCCTTGTGGCTTCTCCCGGCAGGCGACATCCGGCCGGTGATGATGCCGCTCCTGTTAGGCCGCGCCATGCGCTTGACCGTCTCAGTCAACGCGGCAGGCGATCACGCCGAATGCTTGCTGACAGCGGATACGGCAAGCGTTGACGAGGCGGCAGTGGCCGCGTGGCTCATCGCCTTGAAGTCCACGATCGAACACCCGCTTCGGCTCTTCGTCTGA
- a CDS encoding thiamine pyrophosphate-dependent enzyme, whose product MAISAARARDDFKSAPNLPDKQVLLDLFERMVLLRRFESIAQIACRKGETPGFLHLYIGEEATGVGVCAHLRRTDWVTSTHRGHGHALAKGANPGRVMAELFGKADGICGGRGGTMHLYDRSVGLFGTNGIVAAGIGHAVGIGMSARQQGRDDIGVAFFGDGAANHGGFHEALNFAAVQRAPAVFVCENNLYATATPLKSITLNPEIATKAASYGMPGVAVDGNDVFAVWLAMKEATERARSGKGPTLIEAKTYRTVGHHEGDPVIGTYRTQEELDAWIKRDPIDMFRKKLIEDYGIADAEELAAIEARIEKVVEQALAFARNSPEPDPATVRLHVFADPINPPAALQPRAIGETRTQGWLEAVRDGIAEEMRANPAILYFGEGTGERGGSFAHTKSLWQEFGAERMVDTPISEQGFTAAAVGASATGARTVSDLMFADFAFETAGQIFLQAAKLRYMTSGLMSAPMVVRVGAGALRSSGPHHSGIYHPVFAHMPGLIVCVPSTPADAKGLMKTALRAGDPVIMLEPKALFASKGEVPVGEHYVPFGVARIARAGTDITIVAAGQMVQRTLEAAEMLAAEGIEVEVIDPRTIMPLDIDTIVASVRKTHRLLIVDEAWAMCGLGGEIAQAINELAFDELDAPPGRLHTAPTSHPFAPVLERAMLVDAPRIAQGVRDVIAGRPPVPDHWYTVGLKSAAPAKSAPAPAKPTPSAPDATTPGASDDEPITMPFGDLTVSEGTVVKWLKAVGDAVKQGELIAEIETDKAVVEIEAPISGTLVKIDQPVGAVVPMGGRIGGIKK is encoded by the coding sequence GTGGCAATTTCAGCGGCGCGAGCGCGCGACGATTTCAAGAGCGCTCCAAACCTGCCCGACAAGCAGGTTCTGCTCGACCTGTTCGAGCGCATGGTGCTGTTGCGCCGTTTCGAAAGCATTGCCCAGATCGCCTGCCGCAAGGGCGAGACGCCCGGCTTCCTGCATCTCTATATCGGCGAAGAGGCGACAGGTGTCGGCGTCTGCGCGCATCTGCGCCGGACCGACTGGGTGACATCGACCCATCGCGGCCACGGCCATGCGCTGGCCAAGGGCGCAAATCCCGGGCGAGTGATGGCCGAACTGTTCGGCAAGGCCGACGGCATTTGCGGCGGCCGCGGCGGCACCATGCATCTCTACGACCGTTCTGTAGGCCTGTTCGGCACCAACGGCATCGTCGCGGCCGGCATCGGCCATGCCGTCGGCATCGGCATGAGCGCCCGCCAGCAAGGACGTGACGACATCGGCGTCGCCTTCTTCGGCGACGGCGCCGCCAATCATGGCGGCTTCCACGAAGCGCTCAACTTCGCCGCCGTGCAGCGGGCGCCGGCGGTGTTCGTCTGCGAGAACAATCTTTACGCCACCGCCACACCGCTCAAATCCATAACGCTCAACCCAGAAATCGCCACCAAGGCCGCGTCCTACGGCATGCCCGGTGTCGCGGTCGACGGCAACGACGTCTTCGCCGTCTGGCTGGCGATGAAGGAAGCGACCGAACGCGCCCGTTCAGGCAAGGGGCCGACGCTGATCGAGGCCAAGACCTATCGCACTGTCGGCCACCATGAGGGCGATCCCGTTATCGGCACCTACCGCACGCAGGAGGAGCTCGACGCCTGGATCAAGCGCGATCCCATCGACATGTTCCGCAAGAAGCTGATCGAGGATTACGGCATTGCCGATGCCGAGGAACTTGCCGCCATCGAGGCGCGGATCGAGAAGGTCGTCGAGCAAGCCCTGGCCTTTGCCCGCAATTCGCCCGAGCCTGACCCGGCAACGGTGCGCCTGCATGTCTTTGCCGATCCGATCAATCCACCGGCTGCCCTGCAGCCGCGTGCCATCGGCGAGACGCGCACGCAAGGCTGGCTCGAGGCGGTGCGCGACGGCATTGCCGAGGAGATGCGTGCCAATCCGGCGATCCTCTATTTCGGCGAGGGCACTGGCGAGCGTGGCGGCAGCTTTGCCCACACCAAGAGCCTCTGGCAGGAGTTCGGCGCCGAGCGCATGGTCGACACGCCGATCTCCGAACAGGGTTTTACGGCGGCTGCAGTCGGCGCCTCGGCGACCGGCGCGCGGACCGTCTCGGACCTGATGTTCGCCGACTTCGCTTTCGAGACCGCCGGGCAGATCTTCCTGCAGGCGGCCAAACTGCGCTACATGACCAGCGGCCTGATGAGCGCGCCGATGGTGGTGCGCGTCGGCGCCGGCGCGCTGCGCAGTTCCGGGCCGCACCACAGCGGCATCTACCATCCGGTCTTCGCCCATATGCCCGGCCTCATCGTCTGCGTGCCCTCGACGCCTGCTGACGCCAAAGGCCTGATGAAGACGGCGCTGCGGGCCGGCGACCCCGTCATCATGCTCGAACCCAAGGCGCTGTTCGCCTCAAAGGGCGAGGTACCGGTTGGCGAACATTATGTGCCGTTCGGCGTCGCGCGCATTGCCCGCGCTGGCACCGACATCACCATCGTTGCCGCCGGCCAGATGGTGCAGCGCACGCTGGAAGCGGCGGAGATGCTGGCCGCCGAAGGCATCGAGGTCGAGGTCATCGACCCCCGCACCATCATGCCGCTGGACATCGACACCATCGTCGCCAGTGTCCGCAAAACCCATCGCCTGCTCATCGTCGACGAAGCCTGGGCGATGTGCGGCCTGGGCGGCGAGATCGCCCAGGCGATCAACGAACTTGCCTTCGACGAGCTCGACGCCCCGCCCGGAAGGCTGCACACCGCGCCGACCTCGCATCCTTTCGCGCCGGTGCTGGAGCGCGCCATGCTGGTTGATGCGCCTCGCATCGCGCAGGGTGTTCGCGACGTCATCGCAGGGCGGCCGCCGGTACCGGATCACTGGTACACGGTCGGCTTGAAAAGTGCTGCGCCGGCTAAGTCGGCGCCTGCGCCGGCCAAACCGACGCCCTCGGCACCAGACGCTACCACTCCCGGTGCCAGTGACGACGAGCCGATAACAATGCCGTTCGGCGATCTCACCGTCAGCGAAGGCACCGTCGTCAAATGGCTGAAAGCGGTCGGCGACGCGGTCAAGCAGGGCGAACTGATCGCCGAGATCGAGACCGACAAAGCCGTGGTCGAGATCGAGGCGCCGATCAGCGGCACCCTTGTCAAGATCGACCAACCGGTCGGCGCCGTCGTGCCGATGGGCGGCCGGATCGGCGGCATCAAGAAATAA